In Chitinophaga sp. HK235, a single window of DNA contains:
- a CDS encoding aldo/keto reductase has translation MEKRKLGKSGLEAAPFAFGGNVFGWSVDEATSFKLLDEFTNNGFSLIDTADVYSRWVPGNQGGESETIIGKWMQQRGNRDEVLIATKVGGDMGQGANTTKAYILKAVEDSLRRLQTDYIDLYQTHYDSSTPVEETLEAYAILEKAGKVRAIGASNMSAARLEESLHTSEQHGYPLYDTFQPEYNLYDRAGYEKELASVCEKHQIGVICYYSLASGFLSGKYRNQADVAKSKARGKKALNYLNDRGMRILAALDKIAARYNSTPAGVALAWLLTRPAITAPIASATNIVQLQEIMHGVQLQLDHEAVLLLNTASNYEL, from the coding sequence ATGGAAAAACGGAAACTTGGAAAATCAGGGCTGGAAGCAGCGCCCTTCGCCTTTGGTGGCAATGTGTTTGGCTGGTCTGTGGATGAAGCCACTTCCTTTAAACTGCTGGATGAGTTTACCAATAACGGGTTTAGTCTGATCGATACCGCCGATGTTTATTCCCGCTGGGTACCTGGCAATCAGGGTGGCGAATCGGAAACGATTATCGGCAAGTGGATGCAGCAACGTGGCAACCGGGACGAAGTACTGATTGCCACCAAAGTAGGCGGCGATATGGGACAAGGAGCCAACACCACCAAAGCCTATATCCTCAAGGCTGTTGAAGACTCTCTGCGACGCCTGCAAACAGACTACATTGATCTTTATCAAACACACTATGATAGCAGTACACCAGTGGAAGAAACCCTGGAAGCTTATGCCATCCTTGAAAAAGCAGGCAAAGTAAGGGCCATCGGGGCTTCCAATATGAGCGCTGCCAGACTGGAAGAAAGTCTGCATACCAGCGAGCAGCACGGCTATCCCCTCTACGATACCTTCCAGCCGGAATATAATCTTTATGACCGCGCCGGCTACGAAAAAGAACTGGCCTCCGTTTGCGAAAAACATCAGATCGGTGTGATTTGCTACTATTCCCTGGCCAGTGGTTTCCTTAGCGGTAAATATCGAAACCAGGCAGATGTCGCCAAAAGTAAAGCCCGCGGCAAGAAAGCACTCAACTACCTCAACGATAGGGGTATGCGTATACTCGCGGCCCTGGACAAGATAGCGGCCCGTTACAACAGCACACCTGCAGGTGTTGCGCTTGCCTGGCTCCTCACCCGCCCTGCTATCACAGCACCCATCGCCAGCGCTACCAACATAGTGCAGCTCCAGGAAATTATGCATGGCGTCCAGCTCCAGCTGGACCATGAAGCTGTGTTGTTGTTGAATACCGCCAGCAACTATGAACTGTGA
- a CDS encoding TolC family protein yields the protein MRIHIAAKKRYGLLLCLLPFTSLFAGPVADSLSLRQAVELALSNYPAVKAKQALVKAGQASVTDVKHNWYPALKLHEQIDAGTDNSIYGSYFSMGLIPSTSGGIRSENNPALMSGNIAMAAMQWEIYNFGAYGSQQAAARQDLHVNKADLGNTNNQLTLTVIRDYLELLRLNELKQIQTDNIRRNAEMARAVTAIVLHGLKPGVDSAIAAAELSKARLNLLEVSNRFDQVRIELAAFTGLDTARVKPRIDSSADLPMLLHPDTVGVTDQHPLLEYYHALYQRQQAQEQVVRKQQLPKVNLMAAGWMRGSSGSFNDMYDKNLLSGLGYSRYNYLLGLGITWNVTDLKHTREKLAVQQQKSAAAEQELETSRTVLHSMYQQAQADILTAQAKLKELPLQLQAAQAAARQQMSLYRHGLTSIIEVTNALFVLNRAETDLVQAHDEAWKALFRAAYADNNLQQLVNNL from the coding sequence ATGCGTATACATATAGCCGCGAAAAAGAGGTATGGGCTATTGTTATGTCTGTTGCCCTTTACTTCTTTGTTCGCCGGACCAGTTGCAGACAGCCTTTCACTCAGGCAGGCTGTTGAACTGGCCCTATCCAATTATCCTGCCGTAAAGGCAAAGCAGGCCCTCGTAAAAGCGGGCCAGGCCAGTGTTACAGATGTTAAACATAACTGGTACCCGGCCCTGAAACTACATGAACAAATAGATGCAGGTACCGATAACAGTATATATGGGTCTTATTTTTCCATGGGTTTGATTCCGTCTACTTCAGGCGGTATCCGGAGCGAAAACAATCCGGCCCTCATGAGCGGCAATATCGCCATGGCCGCCATGCAATGGGAGATCTATAACTTCGGTGCCTATGGTTCCCAACAGGCTGCTGCCCGTCAGGACCTGCACGTAAATAAGGCCGATCTGGGCAATACAAACAACCAGCTTACCTTAACAGTGATCCGGGACTATCTCGAACTGTTACGGCTAAACGAACTAAAACAAATACAGACAGATAATATCCGTCGTAATGCGGAAATGGCGCGTGCCGTGACCGCTATTGTACTACACGGTCTGAAACCGGGTGTAGACAGCGCCATTGCTGCCGCAGAACTTTCCAAAGCCAGGCTTAACCTACTGGAAGTATCTAACCGCTTCGATCAAGTGCGCATTGAACTGGCAGCTTTTACCGGACTGGATACGGCCCGGGTAAAGCCCCGTATCGATAGCAGCGCTGATCTTCCCATGCTGCTGCATCCGGACACGGTGGGTGTTACTGATCAGCATCCTTTGCTTGAATACTACCATGCCCTGTACCAGCGGCAACAGGCGCAGGAACAGGTAGTCCGCAAGCAGCAGCTGCCCAAGGTCAACCTGATGGCCGCCGGCTGGATGCGTGGCTCCAGCGGCTCCTTCAACGACATGTACGATAAGAACCTTTTGAGCGGACTGGGATACAGCCGCTACAACTATCTGCTGGGATTAGGCATCACCTGGAACGTTACAGATCTGAAACATACCCGGGAAAAGCTGGCGGTACAACAACAGAAGTCTGCCGCTGCAGAACAGGAGCTGGAAACATCCCGCACTGTGTTGCACAGCATGTACCAGCAGGCTCAGGCCGATATACTAACGGCACAGGCTAAACTAAAAGAACTGCCCTTGCAGCTACAGGCCGCACAAGCCGCTGCCAGACAGCAAATGTCTCTTTACAGACACGGGCTGACCAGCATTATAGAGGTGACCAACGCGCTGTTTGTGCTCAACCGGGCAGAAACAGACCTGGTTCAGGCTCATGACGAAGCATGGAAAGCGCTTTTCCGTGCGGCCTATGCAGACAACAATCTGCAGCAGCTGGTTAACAACCTTTAA
- a CDS encoding efflux RND transporter permease subunit, with amino-acid sequence MSLVSSALKKPITVVVITTGMLLFSILAIINIPIDIFPKLNLPTIYVIEPYGGMSPKQMEGFFATGLQDQFLYVNGVKNISTKNIQGLTLLKLTFYENTDMAEASAQVALQVNRAMKLFPPGALPPQVVRFDASSLPVGELVISSPNRPLKEISDLAATRIRPMFASVPGLSAPPPFGANSRSVVINVDPQRLRSFNLAADEVVEAIAKNNVMTPSGNIRINNTMFVTTINSLEKEVEDFGEIPVVTNGNATVFVKDVARVADAADVTVDYALVNGKRSVYIPIVKTADASTWEVVKKLKAKLPEMQNLLPDDVKISYEFDQSVFVINAVKSLVTEGLLGALLTGLMVLLFLRDLRSCLVVVVTIPIAVLCAVMGLQLAGQTINLMTLSGLALAIGILVDQATVTIENIHQHLEMGKPIRRAIFDACEEIAFPLLLILLCILAVFAPSFIMTGVPKAMFLPLSLSIGFAMIASYFAAQTLVPVVSNWWLKAEKFNHAHAGLALDNAEIAEVKEHLEYQETTAPEKKDFFERFKGRFIQVLENSMKRSRLIVGIYVTGALLLAGGFYWWIGKDLMPHVNAGQFQLRLRLPDGTRLERTEASLHEVLDIIDSTVNGHVAISSAYVGLIPSSYGTSNLYIFNSGTHEAVLQVNLDEDYKVDIETLKDRLRANIRAKIPEMRLSFEPIDLTEKIMAQGASTPIELRVAGKDMKQIAGFAEVLVERLKKIPYLRDVQIAQPLHFPVINIQVDRLKLAQMGLNIYQVARSVTASTSSSRFTEKNQWLDEKVAYTYQVQVQVPEYSMTAVNDLKEIPLVPGQPRPVLADVATFRTGEMPGEYDRSGPRRFVTVSANVSGKDLGAATAAVQKVVAAAGVPPKGLVVELKGASSLLMETLDSLQHGLAIAVVVIFLLLAANYQSFKLSMVVLSTVPAVIVGALLALLLTGATLNLQSYMGMIMSTGVSVANAILIVTNAEKLRLSYGDAGKAAVVSAGIRLRPILMTSLAMIAGMIPMASGLGEAGDQTAPLGRAVIGGLIASTFAALLILPLVYARVQRKTTMDSPSLMPTDL; translated from the coding sequence ATGTCTTTAGTTTCTTCAGCCTTGAAAAAGCCGATTACAGTGGTGGTAATCACCACTGGTATGTTGCTCTTTTCTATACTGGCTATCATTAATATTCCCATAGATATCTTCCCCAAACTGAACCTGCCCACTATATATGTGATAGAGCCTTACGGCGGGATGTCTCCGAAACAGATGGAGGGCTTTTTTGCTACCGGCCTGCAGGATCAGTTTTTATACGTAAACGGTGTGAAAAATATCTCCACCAAAAACATACAGGGGTTAACGTTATTGAAGCTGACTTTTTATGAAAATACCGATATGGCGGAGGCGTCCGCCCAGGTGGCGTTACAGGTAAACAGAGCGATGAAGCTTTTTCCCCCGGGAGCCCTGCCTCCGCAGGTGGTCCGTTTTGATGCGTCTTCGCTGCCGGTGGGAGAGCTGGTGATCAGTAGTCCTAACAGACCGCTGAAAGAGATTTCCGACCTGGCTGCTACCCGTATCCGGCCTATGTTTGCATCGGTGCCTGGATTGTCGGCCCCACCTCCTTTCGGAGCCAATTCCCGTTCCGTGGTAATCAATGTGGATCCGCAACGATTGCGCAGTTTTAATCTGGCAGCCGATGAAGTAGTGGAAGCTATTGCTAAAAACAATGTGATGACACCTTCCGGCAATATCCGTATTAACAATACCATGTTTGTGACTACTATCAACTCCCTGGAGAAAGAGGTAGAGGATTTCGGTGAAATTCCGGTGGTGACAAACGGCAATGCTACTGTTTTTGTGAAAGACGTGGCCAGGGTGGCTGATGCAGCGGATGTAACGGTGGATTATGCACTGGTAAACGGAAAACGTTCGGTTTATATCCCGATCGTAAAAACAGCCGACGCCTCTACCTGGGAGGTGGTGAAAAAACTGAAGGCCAAACTGCCGGAGATGCAGAATCTCCTTCCTGATGATGTGAAAATATCTTATGAGTTTGACCAGTCTGTATTTGTGATTAATGCTGTGAAAAGCCTGGTAACAGAAGGTTTGCTGGGAGCTTTGCTCACAGGGCTGATGGTGTTGCTTTTCCTGCGTGACCTGCGCAGTTGCCTCGTAGTAGTGGTCACCATTCCGATTGCCGTTTTGTGTGCCGTGATGGGATTACAGCTGGCAGGGCAGACCATCAATCTGATGACCCTAAGCGGATTGGCACTGGCCATCGGTATCCTTGTAGATCAGGCTACAGTGACCATTGAAAACATACACCAGCATCTGGAAATGGGCAAGCCCATCCGACGCGCCATATTTGATGCCTGCGAGGAAATAGCATTTCCGCTGTTGCTGATATTATTGTGTATCCTGGCGGTGTTTGCACCGTCTTTTATTATGACGGGTGTGCCCAAAGCGATGTTCCTGCCATTGTCTTTGTCTATTGGCTTTGCGATGATTGCCTCTTACTTTGCCGCACAAACGCTGGTTCCTGTGGTATCCAACTGGTGGCTGAAAGCGGAGAAATTTAATCATGCTCATGCTGGCCTGGCACTCGATAATGCTGAAATAGCGGAAGTAAAAGAACATCTTGAATATCAGGAAACAACAGCACCAGAAAAAAAGGATTTTTTCGAGCGATTTAAAGGCCGGTTTATACAGGTGCTGGAAAACAGTATGAAACGTTCCCGGCTCATCGTAGGAATATATGTGACCGGAGCCTTGCTGCTGGCTGGAGGCTTTTACTGGTGGATAGGGAAAGACCTGATGCCGCATGTGAATGCAGGCCAGTTTCAGCTACGGCTGCGGCTGCCGGATGGTACCCGGCTGGAGCGTACAGAAGCCAGTCTTCACGAAGTGCTGGATATCATCGACAGCACGGTAAACGGACATGTAGCTATCAGCTCCGCCTATGTGGGACTGATCCCCAGCAGTTATGGTACGAGTAACCTGTATATCTTCAACAGCGGTACCCATGAAGCGGTGTTGCAGGTAAACCTGGATGAAGATTACAAGGTGGATATTGAAACGCTGAAAGACAGGCTGCGCGCCAATATCAGAGCTAAGATACCGGAGATGCGTTTGTCTTTTGAACCGATTGATCTGACAGAAAAGATCATGGCACAAGGTGCTTCTACACCTATAGAACTGCGCGTAGCAGGAAAAGACATGAAGCAAATAGCCGGGTTTGCAGAAGTATTGGTGGAGCGACTGAAAAAAATACCTTATCTGCGTGATGTACAAATAGCACAGCCTCTGCATTTCCCGGTGATCAATATTCAGGTCGACCGGTTAAAGCTGGCACAGATGGGATTAAATATTTATCAGGTGGCACGTTCGGTAACAGCTTCCACTTCTTCCAGTCGTTTTACAGAAAAAAACCAGTGGCTGGATGAGAAGGTAGCCTATACCTACCAGGTGCAGGTACAGGTGCCGGAATACAGTATGACTGCTGTCAACGACCTGAAGGAAATTCCGCTGGTGCCCGGACAACCCAGGCCGGTGCTGGCAGACGTAGCTACTTTCAGGACTGGTGAGATGCCGGGAGAATATGACCGTAGCGGACCGCGTAGGTTCGTTACTGTTAGTGCCAACGTTTCGGGTAAAGATCTGGGGGCAGCAACAGCAGCGGTGCAAAAAGTCGTGGCAGCAGCAGGCGTGCCGCCAAAAGGTTTGGTGGTAGAGCTGAAAGGCGCTTCCAGCCTGCTGATGGAGACGCTGGACAGTTTACAACATGGGCTGGCCATCGCAGTAGTGGTGATCTTCCTTTTGCTGGCAGCCAATTACCAATCGTTTAAACTGTCTATGGTGGTATTGTCTACCGTGCCGGCAGTAATTGTGGGTGCTTTGCTGGCCTTACTGCTGACCGGTGCTACGCTCAATCTGCAGTCTTATATGGGGATGATCATGTCTACCGGTGTATCGGTAGCCAATGCCATCCTGATTGTTACTAATGCAGAGAAACTACGTTTGTCTTATGGTGATGCAGGTAAGGCGGCTGTGGTGAGCGCGGGTATTCGTTTAAGGCCGATCCTGATGACGAGTCTGGCAATGATTGCCGGTATGATTCCAATGGCATCCGGTTTGGGAGAAGCAGGTGATCAGACAGCTCCGCTGGGCCGTGCAGTAATAGGAGGGTTGATTGCCTCTACATTCGCTGCATTACTGATACTTCCGCTGGTATATGCGCGGGTACAGCGAAAAACAACCATGGATTCTCCTTCTTTAATGCCTACAGATCTTTAA
- a CDS encoding efflux RND transporter periplasmic adaptor subunit, producing MKNIHIVWMMLGLAVALAACHSEAKPEYREPATKGRQYQLAKVVQEPLSGSIRLPGTLEAFQKVSIYPRVNGFVNRVLVDRGSRVKKGQVLLVLDAPEITQQYYAAQSKYLQAAAMYAASKDNYERTIATSDETPGTISAHDLELSKARMLADSALMNSEQANLRARGVMRDYLTVTAPFDGVITERNIHPGALVGPDTKVGDKPMLMLEEEDKLRLILQVPEIYSGQLMNQSGVNFGVNAMPGKTFQGTISREAGTLNDRYRSEAVEIDVENSSRTLKPGMYAEITMPVNGSAAALVVPSSAVVMSTERKYVVMLKDHRTRWVDIQEGNHHNDSTEVFGDLKAGDEVIVNATDEIKEGTTVH from the coding sequence ATGAAAAATATACATATTGTTTGGATGATGCTGGGCCTGGCGGTTGCGCTGGCAGCCTGTCATTCGGAAGCCAAACCTGAATACAGGGAGCCTGCCACAAAAGGACGGCAATACCAGCTGGCAAAGGTGGTACAGGAGCCGCTGTCGGGTAGTATTCGTCTGCCTGGCACACTGGAGGCATTTCAGAAAGTGAGCATTTACCCGAGAGTAAATGGTTTTGTGAATCGTGTCCTGGTAGATCGTGGTTCCCGTGTAAAAAAGGGACAGGTGCTGCTGGTGCTGGATGCTCCGGAGATCACACAACAATATTATGCAGCGCAGTCGAAGTACCTGCAGGCTGCTGCCATGTATGCAGCCAGCAAGGATAATTATGAGCGTACGATTGCCACCAGCGATGAAACACCAGGTACTATTTCCGCGCATGATCTGGAGCTGTCTAAAGCCCGTATGCTGGCGGATAGTGCATTGATGAACAGCGAACAGGCCAACTTGCGGGCGAGAGGTGTTATGCGTGATTATCTGACTGTAACAGCACCATTTGATGGTGTGATCACAGAAAGAAATATACACCCTGGTGCGCTGGTGGGCCCTGATACTAAAGTAGGGGATAAACCTATGCTGATGCTGGAAGAGGAAGACAAGCTGAGGTTGATTTTACAGGTGCCTGAAATTTATAGTGGGCAGCTGATGAATCAATCGGGTGTGAACTTTGGTGTAAACGCTATGCCCGGGAAAACCTTCCAGGGAACGATTTCCCGTGAGGCAGGTACCTTGAATGACCGGTATCGTTCTGAGGCTGTGGAGATAGATGTAGAAAACAGTTCACGCACCCTCAAACCAGGTATGTATGCAGAAATCACCATGCCTGTAAATGGTTCGGCAGCTGCACTGGTAGTACCTTCTTCAGCGGTAGTGATGTCTACGGAAAGAAAATATGTGGTGATGCTGAAAGATCATCGTACCAGATGGGTGGATATACAGGAAGGAAATCACCATAACGATTCCACAGAAGTGTTTGGAGATTTGAAAGCAGGAGATGAGGTGATTGTGAATGCTACCGACGAAATCAAGGAGGGGACTACAGTTCATTAA
- a CDS encoding MarC family protein, which yields MMSLFDNYFAFATTVFMGLLAIVNPISAIPVFMELTSYMDKKAKRNIATKSVLIAFSIILVFSVAGKLIFHVFGITLAALRVTGGILVFVIGYEMVRSKSESVQAEKLGDQPVKADQGISVAITPLAMPLLAGPGAITTSMSYSAAKDLTHLAIVMAVYAIICYITYLLFIAGERIVSIIGTNVMMVITKMMGLILAVIGVQMFALGLKELFNF from the coding sequence ATGATGTCTCTGTTCGATAATTACTTCGCGTTTGCCACTACAGTATTCATGGGATTGCTGGCTATTGTCAATCCCATCTCCGCTATTCCCGTTTTTATGGAGCTTACTTCCTATATGGATAAAAAAGCGAAGCGGAACATTGCCACCAAATCCGTGCTGATAGCATTTTCTATCATCCTGGTATTTAGTGTGGCCGGGAAGCTGATCTTTCATGTATTTGGGATTACACTGGCCGCACTGCGTGTAACCGGCGGTATCCTGGTATTTGTGATTGGTTATGAAATGGTGCGCAGCAAAAGCGAGAGCGTACAGGCCGAGAAACTGGGCGACCAGCCTGTAAAGGCTGACCAGGGCATCAGTGTGGCCATCACTCCACTGGCGATGCCATTACTGGCAGGCCCCGGCGCTATCACTACCTCCATGAGCTATTCAGCCGCCAAAGACCTGACTCATCTTGCCATTGTTATGGCTGTATACGCCATTATATGTTACATCACCTATTTATTGTTTATCGCCGGTGAACGTATTGTCAGCATTATCGGCACCAACGTTATGATGGTAATAACCAAAATGATGGGGCTAATCCTCGCGGTGATCGGGGTTCAGATGTTCGCCCTTGGCCTTAAAGAGCTGTTCAACTTCTAA
- a CDS encoding trimeric intracellular cation channel family protein, with protein sequence MQLTYIQGLELCGTFAFAVSGATAAINKSYDVIGLLALAFITAIGGGTIRDLLIGATPVAWMTDELSNTAIIAAAIIAAVFFSYVKKLQRWLNIFDAIGLGLFTITGINKGMAAGLPVPVCVALGVITGTFGGLLRDVITGEQPILFTREIYAVASIAGGCLYVLAGIFTNCSGDIIQSISVTVIVSIRLLSLRYNWQLPRIDNRK encoded by the coding sequence ATGCAACTCACCTATATACAGGGGCTGGAACTATGCGGCACCTTTGCATTCGCTGTTTCCGGTGCAACAGCAGCTATCAATAAATCATACGATGTTATAGGGCTCCTGGCCCTTGCTTTTATTACCGCCATTGGGGGCGGAACGATACGTGACCTGCTGATCGGCGCCACTCCTGTAGCCTGGATGACCGATGAACTCAGTAATACGGCCATCATTGCGGCCGCTATCATCGCTGCTGTATTTTTCTCCTATGTAAAAAAACTGCAACGCTGGCTCAATATTTTTGATGCCATTGGTTTGGGACTATTCACTATCACCGGTATCAACAAAGGCATGGCGGCGGGGCTGCCAGTGCCGGTATGCGTGGCTTTGGGCGTTATCACCGGAACATTCGGAGGTCTGCTCCGCGATGTTATTACCGGCGAACAACCGATTCTGTTTACCCGTGAGATCTATGCGGTAGCCTCCATCGCAGGTGGTTGCCTTTATGTGCTGGCAGGTATTTTCACTAACTGCTCCGGTGATATCATACAGAGTATATCCGTTACCGTTATAGTGAGCATACGTCTCTTAAGTCTGCGTTATAACTGGCAACTACCACGTATCGACAATAGAAAATAA
- a CDS encoding DPP IV N-terminal domain-containing protein, with amino-acid sequence MKKITLLVIVLAVSSTSLFAQPGKGIRWSRDGRATLKAEPEGIVASPLSGAAPTVVVPSSQYTPAGTAKALPIRDFYFSADEKKLLIYTNAKKVWRYETRGDYWLLDLASGKMQQLGKDKPASSLMFAKLSPDGSKAAYVSDHNLYVEDLKTGETKALTTNGTRRFINGTFDWAYEEEFGCRDGFRWSPDSKSIAYWQIDATKIRDFLMINNTDSIYSFTVPVEYPVAGESPSACRVGVVDIQTAGTQWLEVPGDAQQHYIPRMEWVPGKKQLIIQQLNRKQNDSKIMLCDATNGKVRTLYEEKDSAWIDVKSRWDDDNIAGWDFIRNGKEFIWVSEQDGWRHLYNVNAENGKATLLTPGNYDVISIAKIDEANNQIWFMASPDNATQQYLYKISLSGGKAERVTPADQPGTHEYHISPSSSWAIHQFSNACTYPVSENLELPGHTSSTQAVAKAIRESASAGKCVEYFQVQTADGVTIDGWMHKPVNFNPSKKYPVVFYVYGEPAGATTLDAIGAGRNFLYNGDMAADGYIYVSMDNRGTPLPKGRYWRKSIYRKVGVLNARDQAQAAQALMKKYAFIDPARTAVWGWSGGGSMTLNLLFQYPEIYKTGIAIAAVGNQLTYDNIYQERYMGLPEENREDFVKGSPITYAHNLQGNLLYIHGTGDDNVHYQNAEMLLNELIKNNKQIQFMAYPNRTHSISEGSGTFTHLSTLYTNYLRAHCEPGGK; translated from the coding sequence ATGAAGAAAATAACACTATTGGTCATCGTGTTGGCAGTAAGTAGCACCAGTCTGTTTGCCCAACCAGGAAAAGGAATCAGATGGTCCCGCGATGGACGGGCCACACTAAAGGCTGAACCAGAGGGCATTGTCGCCAGCCCCTTATCCGGAGCAGCTCCCACCGTGGTAGTACCCTCCTCACAATACACCCCGGCAGGTACCGCCAAAGCACTTCCCATCCGGGATTTTTATTTTTCCGCTGACGAAAAAAAACTGCTGATCTACACCAACGCAAAGAAAGTATGGCGTTACGAAACACGTGGCGATTACTGGCTGCTGGACCTGGCATCCGGTAAAATGCAACAGTTGGGTAAAGATAAACCTGCTTCTTCCCTCATGTTTGCCAAACTCTCACCCGACGGCAGCAAGGCGGCCTATGTCAGTGACCACAACCTCTATGTGGAAGACCTGAAAACAGGCGAAACCAAAGCGCTCACTACCAACGGTACCCGCCGCTTTATTAACGGTACTTTTGACTGGGCCTATGAAGAAGAATTCGGCTGCCGCGACGGTTTCCGTTGGAGCCCCGATAGCAAAAGCATTGCCTACTGGCAGATTGATGCTACCAAAATCCGCGACTTCCTCATGATCAACAATACCGATTCCATCTATTCCTTCACTGTGCCGGTAGAATACCCCGTAGCAGGAGAGAGCCCTTCTGCCTGCCGTGTAGGCGTGGTCGATATTCAGACTGCCGGTACTCAATGGCTGGAAGTGCCCGGCGATGCGCAACAGCACTATATTCCACGGATGGAATGGGTGCCCGGAAAAAAACAACTGATCATACAGCAACTTAACCGTAAGCAAAACGACAGTAAAATTATGCTCTGCGATGCTACTAACGGTAAAGTACGTACGCTGTATGAAGAAAAAGATAGCGCCTGGATCGATGTGAAATCCCGCTGGGATGATGATAATATTGCCGGATGGGACTTTATCCGCAATGGAAAGGAATTCATCTGGGTGAGTGAACAGGACGGATGGCGCCATCTTTATAACGTCAACGCAGAGAACGGGAAAGCTACGTTGCTGACACCCGGTAACTATGATGTGATCAGCATCGCCAAAATAGATGAAGCCAATAATCAGATCTGGTTTATGGCCTCTCCGGATAATGCAACACAACAGTATCTGTATAAAATATCGCTCAGCGGTGGCAAAGCTGAACGCGTAACACCTGCCGACCAACCCGGTACACACGAATACCATATTTCCCCTTCCAGCTCCTGGGCCATACATCAGTTCAGCAATGCCTGCACCTATCCGGTGAGTGAAAACCTGGAGTTGCCTGGCCATACCAGCAGTACCCAGGCTGTCGCCAAAGCGATCCGGGAATCAGCCTCCGCGGGTAAATGTGTGGAGTATTTCCAGGTTCAGACTGCCGATGGTGTTACTATTGACGGATGGATGCATAAGCCGGTGAATTTTAATCCTTCAAAAAAATATCCGGTTGTATTTTATGTGTATGGTGAGCCCGCAGGCGCCACTACATTGGACGCTATCGGTGCAGGCCGCAACTTCCTGTACAATGGAGACATGGCTGCAGATGGTTATATCTATGTATCGATGGACAACAGAGGAACACCGCTTCCCAAAGGACGTTACTGGCGTAAAAGTATCTATCGTAAGGTGGGCGTGCTCAATGCCCGCGATCAGGCACAGGCTGCCCAGGCGCTGATGAAAAAATATGCTTTCATTGATCCTGCCCGTACAGCGGTGTGGGGCTGGAGCGGTGGTGGTTCCATGACGCTTAACCTCCTGTTCCAGTATCCTGAAATCTATAAAACCGGTATTGCTATTGCAGCGGTAGGTAACCAGCTCACCTATGACAACATCTATCAGGAACGTTATATGGGCCTTCCGGAAGAAAACCGGGAGGATTTTGTTAAAGGGTCTCCCATCACCTATGCCCACAACCTGCAAGGCAATCTGCTCTATATTCATGGTACCGGTGATGATAACGTACATTACCAGAATGCAGAAATGCTGCTCAATGAACTGATCAAAAACAACAAGCAGATACAGTTCATGGCCTATCCAAACCGCACCCACAGCATCTCTGAAGGTAGTGGTACCTTTACACACCTCTCTACGTTGTACACCAACTATCTGAGAGCGCACTGCGAACCTGGAGGAAAATAA
- a CDS encoding VIT1/CCC1 transporter family protein: MTASHKAIRSSGWKTDFMIGFPDGLFLLFFATQVMQTFPMEVQTFYNIHLGICIAGSLLVIYSTYQANKGDAQHDSLLLSDEERQKLQKLDIHDNTIAHIEDEMKKDAVLWETTLQQEQVVETTFNRSRAVRSALFAAFFFLLGASLSFGPYLSNENFGAASQTSMMLVFLGLTVFSFIKAKITNQRPLPVVLRYWIMGAGVFCGAWVLHKIF; the protein is encoded by the coding sequence ATGACAGCATCACATAAAGCCATCCGCAGTTCCGGGTGGAAAACCGACTTCATGATTGGCTTTCCCGATGGATTGTTCCTGCTATTTTTTGCTACCCAGGTCATGCAGACCTTCCCCATGGAAGTGCAAACCTTCTACAATATCCATCTGGGCATCTGTATCGCCGGAAGCCTCCTGGTAATATATAGCACCTACCAGGCCAATAAAGGCGATGCCCAGCATGATAGCCTCCTCCTGTCTGATGAAGAACGACAGAAGCTGCAAAAGCTGGACATCCATGACAACACCATCGCCCATATTGAGGATGAAATGAAAAAAGATGCTGTATTATGGGAAACCACCCTTCAGCAGGAACAGGTAGTGGAAACTACGTTTAACCGTAGCCGTGCTGTACGCAGTGCTTTATTTGCTGCCTTCTTTTTTTTACTGGGAGCGTCTTTGTCGTTCGGACCTTATTTGTCCAACGAGAATTTCGGGGCTGCCTCACAAACCAGTATGATGCTGGTTTTCCTCGGATTAACAGTATTCAGTTTTATAAAAGCTAAAATAACGAACCAGCGCCCATTACCAGTTGTATTACGTTACTGGATAATGGGCGCCGGAGTATTTTGCGGAGCGTGGGTATTACATAAAATATTCTGA